Part of the Spirochaeta isovalerica genome, GAAAGAATATCTGTTTGATAGGCTGGCAGTGTAAGTGCAGAAATGCATGATCAGCTGACCAGTACTAATTTTCCGTGAGGCTTGACCATATTATTGTTTATCCCTTGCAAGGTGTAATTTCTATTTCACATTCAAATTATGATGTATGCGAGAGCGCAAGCGGCAGCATACTCGATAATTTGATAAAGTGAAAAGAAATTAGACCGTAGCCTTCAGCTTAAGGCTATATATTTCAAGAGAAAACAAAGCAATTGTGCATCGTGTCAAAAGCGGTACACAGTATTTATGTCTGGTGATAATAGCGTTGAGGTCACACCCGTTCCCATCCCGAACACGGAAGTTAAGCTCAACTGCGCCGATGGTACTGCAATTATGTGGGAGAGTAGGTCGTCGCCAGGCTTTTTTTTGTCCAAATCATTTTAGCGAATACACTAATTGTCATTTTGTGAGCTGCGACGACCCTTGGGCACAGCGCGTACCATGAGACGCGAAACTTGCAGCGTCGAACAAGCTGCTTTGCAGCGCTAAAACGAGGAACGCGCATAGGAAGTGAGCTTGAGCGAACTGGAACTGGCGGACTCGTTCCTCGGCAAGCCTGCGGTACTATCCTGATGTCGCCAGGCTTTTTTATTTATAAATGTTATCATAGCTATGAAACTTTTTTGATTTATTATAGCTGCGACGATCTGCGGCTGCTTAGCCTGGCAGTAGATCATAGACTGCATCCAGCCCCTGAGTTCAGTGAGTACTGAAGCGGAGCCTATCTTGTTTTTAGTGCTGATAGAATTATATTTCCCCGTTTCGTAATCTAATCTGCGAACTTTGATTGTTCCAAAATCTATGCTTCTAGATTTTTCTATTCTATTTCAAAATAATGTTAATCACTGTAAATACTTTAGATTCATTGATAAAAAAGAAATATTTCTTTTCTCTTGCAATTACTCTTTTGTAAGATCTTTATGAACCAGATGTATAATTCACAGATTTAACTAATTTTGACTTTTTTTGTTAGATCAAAAATTGATAGTATTTTATTATAGAGGCTATGAAAAGTTATTTTTCTTCGGGTAAACTGCTATTTTTTACCTATTTTATTATGAATATATTTCTCGGTTCATTATTGCTGAAATTACCTATAGCGTGGACAGGATCAGAGCCTATTCGTTATATAGACACTTTATTCACAGCAGTTTCAGCTGTATGCGTAACAGGCCTGGCTACTGTCGGAACAAATGAGTTCTCTAGATTCGGTCAGATTGTGATTCTTATTTTAATTCAAGCCGGAGGATTGGGTATAATTACATTCTCCACTATCTATCTGGCACTGCCCGGAAGTCGTGTCTCATTGCGGAATAGTAAAATTATCCGTGAATACTTTATTATGGATTCAAATTTTACTCCAAAGGATATTGTCAGAGCAATTTTAACTGTAACTTTAATTGCAGAGCTCACGGGAATGCTTCTTTTATTCATAGAGTTCAATAGGGCCGGCATAGACAGCCCTGTTTTTTCATCTTTGTTTCATTCTGTTTCTGCTTTCTGTAATGCCGGTTTTTCGCTGTTCCCAGACAGTCTTGAATCCTTTCAGAATAACAGGTTGATCACCATAACAATCGCTACATTAATTGTTGTTGGCGGTATTGGTTTTATGGTTATTTCGGATATCTATCAATTTTTCAGAGGTAAAAAAAGAAAACTCCGCTTTCATTCCAAGATGATGATTATTGCCACTATATCATTAATTTTCATAGGCGCTATTGTTTATGGCCTTCTTGAATGGAATGGGGTTTTTTCTGATATGAAAACCTCTGAAAAAATTATTCCAATATTTTTTCAATCAATAACAACGAGAACTGCCGGTTTTAACAGCGTTTCTCAATCGGCTTTATCACCACCTTCTAAATTTTTTACATTACTGATGATGTTTATCGGAGCCGGTTCCGGTTCAACGGCTGGAGGAATAAAAGTCTCAACAGCTTTTATTCTTTTCATTATCTTATTCAAAGGTGTCGATGACAAGGGTGAGGTTCGGATATTGGGGCGGAGATTATCTTCAGAACATCTTACCAGAGCTGCACTTTTCTTTGTTAAAGCTGTATTTATTCTGTTTTTAAGTATTTTCTTTCTGATATTTATGGAGTCTGGAAAAGGGTTTTCCTATCTGGATATTATTTTTGAGAGTTTTTCCGCATTGGGGACTGTCGGTTTATCTGCCGGTTTAACTCCCTATCTTTCAGTAGGAGGAAAAATGATAGTTATCGCTACTATGTTTGCAGGACGGGTCGGTTTGTTTGCACTCATAATGCCTATGCATATTAGTTATAAAGATAGATTTATAGATTATCCAAAAGGTGAGGTTTTAATAGGCTAATGAAACAGTTTGCAATTATCGGAGTTAGTACTTTCGGGAAAAGAGTCCTTGACGAGCTTGTAGAAGTCGATTGTGAAGTTATTCTTATAGATAAACGAAGTGAATTGATTGATTTATATAAAGATAGCGTCACAAGCGCTTATATTGCCGATGTCTTAAATGAAGAGACCATCAATAAACTAATTCCGGTAGATATCGACGCTGTTATCGTTGACCTGGGAGACAATATTGAAGCATCGATACTCGTTACCAAGTATTTGAAAAATAAAAATATTAAAAATATTGTTGTTAAGGCGGAAACAGATCAACATGGCGAAATCCTGACGATTGTCGGCGCTGACCATGTAGTTTTTCCCTATCGGGAAGCGGCCATTCGTGTCATACCCATGCTGGTTTCATCTTTACTCTTCAATTATATGGCTATCGGAAACGGCTTGGTGATGGCTGAAATCCGTGTACCGGACGTATTTATCGGTCAGTCTCTGATTGAAGCTAATATTCGGGCTACAAAAGGAATAAATGTTGTAGCCATTCGAAATGAAGAAACGGGTGGAAGTTTCGATTTCTTTTCTCCTGAAGTTCGTTTACAGGTTGGTGATGTACTTCTTGTAGTTGGCAAGGAAGAAAATGTTGTCTCCTTCGCTGAAGCCGATCTGCCTGAACGAAAGAAAGGGATAGGTTCCTTTTTTAAGTTCATATTCCCCAGAAAGTAAAGCAAGTCTTCAGGATATAAAAAAGGTTGATATTGAACAGAATTCCTTTCTTCACTACAAAAAAAGAAGGAAAAGGTACCGGCCTGGGATTGAGTTTGTCTTATTTTATAATAACTGATACACACAAAGGGAAAATGTATGTCTCTTCCGAGCTGAATAAAGGAACGACCTTTACAATTCTTCTGCCTCTTGAGCAATAAAAAAACCCGGCCTAAACCGGGTTTTTTTGTCCATTAAAGACGGTCTAGAGCAGACCACCCATTTTTTTATAGACTTCCATTCTCTTCTTCGCATCAGCTTCCGCTTCTTTGAAGAGTCTTTCAGCATCCTCAGGAGCTGTTTTTGTAAGAGTTGTATAACGTCTTTCAGCTCTGATGAAGTCCTGATAAGCATCTTTGGGATCTTTAGTTTCCCAGATGAACTTGGAACCGTCCTCAAGGGCAGGGTTGAATCTGTAGAGAGGCCAGTAACCGGCATCAACAGCGGCTTTCTGCCTGGACTGTGTCTTGGACATATCGATTCCGTGTGCAATACAGGGAGAGTACGCGAATACGATTGAAGGTCCGTCGTAAGCTTCAGCTTCCATAAGAGCTTTCTGAGCCTGGGCTCTGTTCGCTCCCATAGAGATTGATGCTGTGTAGACATATCCATAGCTCATTGCCATAAGTCCGAGGTTTTTCTTTCCGAGTCTCATCCCGGCGTTGGCGAACTTCGCAACAGCTCCGATAGGTGTTGCTTTAGATGCCTGACCACCTGTGTTGGAGTAAACTTCCGTATCGAGTACGAGAATGTTTACATTTCTTCCGGAAGCCATAACGTGGTCAACACCACCGTAACCGATGTCATAAGCCCATCCGTCACCACCGATGATCCAGACTGATTTATCCTGGAAGTAATCTTTCAGCTCGAGAATTTTGTTGAGAGCCGTTTTGGTCTCTCCGGAAGCTGCGCTGATTGCTGCAGGAAGAGCCTTTGCAACTGCAACCTGAGCTTCATATGCATCATCATCCTTGGATGACCACAATTCCATCGCTTTGTTGAGTGCTGCTGTCAGTTCAGGAGTTGTTCCGGCTGCAAGCACTTTCTCAACGTTAACCTGGAGAAGTTCTCTGTTGGAGTCGATAGCCAGTCTCATACCGAAACCGTATTCAGCGTTGTCTTCGAACAGCGAGTTACCCCATGCAGGTCCTCTTCCGTTATCGTCTTTAGTGTAGGGGATGGTCGGGAATGTACCACCGTAGATGGAGGAGCATCCTGTTGCGTTGGCCGCAACCATTCTTTCACCAAAGAGCTGGGAGACGAGTTTGACATAAGGAGTTTCACCACATCCCGCACAAGCTCCGGAGAACTCGAAGAGAGGCTTCTTGAACTGGGCACCTTTAACAGTATCGATCTTTGTTCCTTCCAGAACATTGTTGGGAAGATTTTCGAAGAACTGAGCCATTTCGGGCTGACCGATTTTTCTCTCATCGTGGAGTGAAGTCATGACAAGCGCTTTGTCTTTTGCGGGACATACATCCACACAGACTCCACAACCTGTACAATCCTCAACGTAAACCTGGATTCTGTATTCCAGATCATTTTCGTTTTTGGTTTTGGATTTGAGAGTTACAAATCCTTCTGGCTTGTTAGTCAGTTCTTTGGGGTTGATCTGTTTAGCTCTGACAACCGCGTGAGGACAAGCCATGGAACACTGGTTACACTGAATACAGTTTTCCGGGATCCATTTTGATACAAAAGCAGAGACACCGCGTTTCTCAAGTTTAGTAGTCCCTGTGGGAAGAACTCCGTCAAAAGACATATGAGAAACGGGAATGTTGTCACCTTTCTGTTTCATAACAGGCTCGACAATATTTTTAGCAAAATCATCTGCATCTGCAGGAATAAGTGCTTTGGGAACATAGGCATTTCCGACTGTTGCAGGAATAGTAACTTCGTGGAGTCCTTCACCTGCTTTGTCTACCGCGTTCCAGTTCATCTTAACTATATCTTCACCTTTTTTGATGAAGGATTTCTCGATGAATTTTTTAATCAGATCGATCGCCTGAGCTTCGGGAAGAATGTTGGATACTTTGAAGAATGCGGCCTGCATAACTGTGTTGATTCTGAATCCGAGACCGACTTCCTGTGCGATCTTAAGAGCATCGATGCAGTAGAATTTAATCTTTCTGTCAATAATGATCTGCTGCTCTTCCGCTGTCAGTGTTTCAAAAACCTTGTCTGCGGGAGTTTCAGTGTTAAGCATGAAGATCGCGCCCTCTTTGAGAGGTCCGAGCATATCGTATCTACCGATATAGGCATCGTTGTGACAAGCTACAAAGTCGGCGTGATCGATAAGCCAGGGCATATTTACAGAGCTCTTACCGAATCTGAGGTGAGATACAGTAACACCACCGGATTTTTTAGAGTCATAGGAGAAATAAGCCTGAGCATTCAGGTCAGTCGCATCACCGATGATTTTGATTGAGTTCTTGGAAGCTCCAACCGTTCCGTCGGCACCGAGTCCCCAGAACATGCAGCTCTTGATATCATCAGCGGAAACATCGATGTTTTCTTTAACAGGAATGGACAGGTTAGTCACGTCGTCGTTAATACCGACAGTAAAGTTATGGAAAGCGGCACCGTCGAGGTGATCGTATACGGCTTTAACCATGGAAGGTGTGAATTCTTTTGAAGAGAGACCGTATCTTCCGCCGATGATTTTTACATCCTTACCTGCCATAGACGCTACTACGTCGAGGAAAAGAGGTTCACCGATTGCGCCGGGCTCTTTTGTTCTGTCCAGAACAGCAATTTTTTTGACTGTTTTGGGCAGAGCATTCACAAAATGCTCAACAGAGAAAGGTCTGTAGAGTCTGACTTTAACAAGACCGACTTTTTCACCTTTTTTGTTGAGGTATCTTACTGTTTCATCAATGGTATCGCATCCTGATCCCATAGCGATGATAACTTTTTCGGCGTCAGCTGCTCCGACGTAATCGAAGAGGTGGTAGGCTCTTCCGGTTACTTTGGCAACTTCATCCATATATTTCTGAACAATTCCGGGAACTTCCGTATAGTATTTGTTGGAAGTTTCTCTTCCCTGGAAGTAAACGTCCGGGTTCTGAGCAGCAACCTTAACGATCGGTGCTTCAGGTCTCATGGATCTGTTTCTGAATCTTTCGATGTATTCAGGTTTTACCATGGACTTGATTGTTTCGTATGAAATTTCTTCCACTTTCTGGATTTCATGAGAGGTCCTGAAACCGTCGAAGAACGACAGGAAGGGAATCTGGCTTTCCAGAGTCGCGAGGTGAGCAACAAGTGCCATATCCATAGTTTCCTGGATTGAGGAAGCCGCTGTCATCGCGAAACCTGTGTTTCTGACAGACATAACGTCGGAGTGGTCTCCGAAGATGGAAAGTGACTGCGCAGCGATAGATCTGGCTGAAACATGTATTACACAGGGCATCATTTCCCCGGCAATTTTATGCATGTTGGGGATCATCAGAAGAAGTCCCTGTGATGCAGTAAATGTAGTTGTAAGAGCTCCTCCACTAAGAGACCCGTGTACCGCACCTGCAGCTCCCGCTTCAGACTGCAACTCAACAACATCTACGATTGTGCCGAATACGTTGGTTCTACCTGTACTGGCCCAAATCTCGGAATTCTCACCCATCGGTGACGACGGAGTGATAGGATAGATAGCTGCTACTTCACTGAATGCGTAAGCAACATGAGCTGCAGCCGTGTTACCATCGATGGTAACCATTTTTTTGTTATCTGACATTTACTCAGTCCTCTTTAATATAGAGTTTAAATTTTACAGTCAAATGCTAACATTTTTAGAGATAATTGCGCAATAGAAAGAAGGGGTTACAGGCAGAACCGATAAATAAATAACTATTTTACAAAAGACATCTATTCATCATAAATAAGTCGCAAATAGGGTATTGTAGCGAATTTTTGTAAAGTGGTTTCGTATATGAAATTAGATGGCCTTTTGTGTTTCGCAAGAGGAATTGTGTTTGAGAAACTGTGCAAAATGGCATCAGTTTTATCACTGTATATTTTATAACTCCAGTTTTTTTCCAGAATGTCTTTTCGATGACTGCAGTCAGTAATAAAGGATTTTTTTATATGGTCAACAACAATGCTGTTGTCCCTTCTGCATTGATTCATAAAATGAGAATCTTCCTTAAGCAGTTTCATAACCTCAATCTGCATTTTCAGCGTCAAAAGGGAAAAATCAATGCTGATTTGATTTAACTGATTATCAATCTCGGTTTCAAGCATTTCCAGAAGACTGTCCGGCAGATAAGTTGATAGACTCCCTATCTTTTCCCTGTAAAGTTGTACCAGCGCCGGGATATCCAGAGAGGAAGAGGGGACATTTAACCGATCATAAAAGAATGTTTCATGCTCGGCAAAAACGGGCTTGAAACTTTCGAGTACATCAAGGTCTCTGGCAATCAGCGGCTTTCCCCAGTTGAGAGAATTGAGAAACAAATATCCGAATCCTTCCTGAACGGAGGTCGAAAGAACAGCAGAGCAAGATGCTATGAGCTCGGGAAAAAACAAATCGGCCTTATCCAGATCAAACCCTATACCGAATAGTCCGGGAGCCAGTCCCGATTCAAAAATCTCTTTGATCCGTGTCGAGTATCCTTCTTCTCTCTGGGAAACGCCAGGTAGTGTGACTATAACATTTTTATCGGAAATCATTGCCAGAAAAGCCGCTTCAGCCACATTCTTACGGCGGATGGCACGTACGGGATAAATCATGTAAGGCTCATCGGCTTTCCAGCCGGGAAACTGCCGGGAAAAAGCTTTTGTAAGCGAAGAGCTGACATTAATCTCCTCCCGCTTCTTCAGATTCTCCAGAGAGATGGGGTTTTCCAGAAGAAAAAGCCTTCTGTCCGGGATCCCGGCATTTTTTAAATTATTGAAATCCCGGCTGTTGATAACCGCATATCTCACATTGTCTTCGCTGCTGTATATATCGCCTTTAATGATCGATGTGAGGCTATGAAAGAGCTCGTAGCGGGAGCACTCAGGGAAATCATGAATATGAAAAACCATTTTTTGGGAAGTGTCTCTGGCAATTTCCAGTAAGGCTTTTGTAAAATAGGGATTTTTCCCAAGATGGTAATTATGAATCCACCAGACTGATTCATCTCCGGAAAAATCGATAGTCAGCCGTTTTTTTATTGAATCTGAACAGACTCCTTTCTCCAAACGCTCCTGATAGTCTATTTCATCGATTATAATAATTTCCAGCCGTCTCTTCTGGTCTGAGGACAGAGAAAGGATGATTTTTTCCCGGACCTTGTCCATATTATCCTGACGACCGGAAACAATCGTTATTTTATCAATCTCTCCGCTGTTGCTGAGATAAGCCTGAACTGCAGATATGACAACATCTGTAACACCGCCGGGTAGAAAATGATAGTGGAAAATAATCAGGTGTTTCAATGATCTTAAATATCTCCGGTTCCGAAAAACTCAGCTAACAGAGTCTGCAGTTTCTGACGGACTACGCCATAGGAGTAGTATTTCAAACCCAGGTTATAGTTCACTTCTGCCATTCTGTCTACTTCATCTTTGTCATGCATCAGTTTTCTAGTCGTTTCAATGGTTTCCGAAGATATGAAATTATCCATTTCGATTACCTGGAATCCTTTCGGTTTGATATCTGTTGAGTAAATGGAATAATTGTTGACCAGTATCGGTTTTTTAAACCATAAAGTTTCCAGAAAGGCGTTCCCGAATCCTTCTACCAGAGAGGGATAAGTCACCAGATCGGCATGGGGATAAATGTCCTCCAGAGTATAGATTTTTCTTCCGTCGGAAGTCATCCCTCTTTTGTCAGCAATAATATCCTGAACGAATAGAGTCTTTGTGCCGACCATCTCGGCATATTCCTGTACACGCTGCTGATACTCATACCCCTCATCTCCCGATGCGTGGGAAATGACCAGCGTCGCTTTCATATTGAGCCTTGCAACAAGCTCCAGCGCGTGTTCTATGCCCTTTCTCTGAACGACACGGGTCGGCTGAAGAACCAGCAATTCATCATTTTCTATACCCAGTGCTTCTCTGACATCGGATGAGTACTCATCAACAGGATCGGGTTCCTGTTCGAAATGCATGACATTGGGAATCAGTGTCGAAGAGATTCCTGTCCGCAGTGCGAGCTGGTTCCCGGCGGAACTGTTGATGACAACGTGCTTGATGTTCGGCAGATGGGGAGGGTAGCAGGAGTTGATATAATCCCAGACACAGTTTCTGAGGAAACGTTTCCGCTCCCAGAAAAAGTCGTGGTGATGGGCAATTACAGGAATTCCCGATTCGGCTATCACTTCAGTCAAAGCCATCCCAAGAGGAATATTCAAAGGAATAGTTAAAGTGTTCTGAGGTATTATCAGATCTATATTGAATTTCTTTATGAAGTTGTAAATATGCTTTTTAATGGCTTCTCTCCGGTTATGGAGTTCTTTCGTCAGCCTTTCCGGTCTGTTTGTCAGGCCAAAACACTCGGAATAAAGGCGTCTGATTTCCGGGTGCTGGAAATGAAGTTCATCGTGGAAGTAGGAAATTTCATCGGGAGTATCCAGCTCACCTCCCATATAAAAACATTTATGACCGAGTTCGGTCAGAACATGATCCCATTTGTAAGTTTCAAGCGATACTCCGTCGGTTCCGGCAAAACGAAAAGAAATAAATCCAATGTTTTTAGACATATGATCCCCCTGATTAAACTATAGTTCAGAGAATTCGGTTTTTTCAAATTCAACAGGATCTCTATTCAGGAGTTTGAATCAACCAGGTTTATCCGTTGAAGCGAGAAACTTAAGGGCGATTGTCTCTTTTCCGATTCCTGAAGTAAATGGCAATATCCGTTAATACCATACTTCCATTAAGGATGTAGAGAATTAGGATCCGATCGGTATTTCCTGTTATCTTGAAGAGGATTCCGCAAAGGTAACCTATAAAAAGCACAGTCAGAAAAAAAAGACTTTTCCCTTTGTTCGTTCGTGAAGTCCAGGATTTATAGATGGAAAAAGGCCAGGCCAGGCCGAAACAAATAAGCATTAAT contains:
- a CDS encoding TrkH family potassium uptake protein yields the protein MKSYFSSGKLLFFTYFIMNIFLGSLLLKLPIAWTGSEPIRYIDTLFTAVSAVCVTGLATVGTNEFSRFGQIVILILIQAGGLGIITFSTIYLALPGSRVSLRNSKIIREYFIMDSNFTPKDIVRAILTVTLIAELTGMLLLFIEFNRAGIDSPVFSSLFHSVSAFCNAGFSLFPDSLESFQNNRLITITIATLIVVGGIGFMVISDIYQFFRGKKRKLRFHSKMMIIATISLIFIGAIVYGLLEWNGVFSDMKTSEKIIPIFFQSITTRTAGFNSVSQSALSPPSKFFTLLMMFIGAGSGSTAGGIKVSTAFILFIILFKGVDDKGEVRILGRRLSSEHLTRAALFFVKAVFILFLSIFFLIFMESGKGFSYLDIIFESFSALGTVGLSAGLTPYLSVGGKMIVIATMFAGRVGLFALIMPMHISYKDRFIDYPKGEVLIG
- a CDS encoding potassium channel family protein encodes the protein MKQFAIIGVSTFGKRVLDELVEVDCEVILIDKRSELIDLYKDSVTSAYIADVLNEETINKLIPVDIDAVIVDLGDNIEASILVTKYLKNKNIKNIVVKAETDQHGEILTIVGADHVVFPYREAAIRVIPMLVSSLLFNYMAIGNGLVMAEIRVPDVFIGQSLIEANIRATKGINVVAIRNEETGGSFDFFSPEVRLQVGDVLLVVGKEENVVSFAEADLPERKKGIGSFFKFIFPRK
- a CDS encoding ATP-binding protein is translated as MNRIPFFTTKKEGKGTGLGLSLSYFIITDTHKGKMYVSSELNKGTTFTILLPLEQ
- the nifJ gene encoding pyruvate:ferredoxin (flavodoxin) oxidoreductase → MSDNKKMVTIDGNTAAAHVAYAFSEVAAIYPITPSSPMGENSEIWASTGRTNVFGTIVDVVELQSEAGAAGAVHGSLSGGALTTTFTASQGLLLMIPNMHKIAGEMMPCVIHVSARSIAAQSLSIFGDHSDVMSVRNTGFAMTAASSIQETMDMALVAHLATLESQIPFLSFFDGFRTSHEIQKVEEISYETIKSMVKPEYIERFRNRSMRPEAPIVKVAAQNPDVYFQGRETSNKYYTEVPGIVQKYMDEVAKVTGRAYHLFDYVGAADAEKVIIAMGSGCDTIDETVRYLNKKGEKVGLVKVRLYRPFSVEHFVNALPKTVKKIAVLDRTKEPGAIGEPLFLDVVASMAGKDVKIIGGRYGLSSKEFTPSMVKAVYDHLDGAAFHNFTVGINDDVTNLSIPVKENIDVSADDIKSCMFWGLGADGTVGASKNSIKIIGDATDLNAQAYFSYDSKKSGGVTVSHLRFGKSSVNMPWLIDHADFVACHNDAYIGRYDMLGPLKEGAIFMLNTETPADKVFETLTAEEQQIIIDRKIKFYCIDALKIAQEVGLGFRINTVMQAAFFKVSNILPEAQAIDLIKKFIEKSFIKKGEDIVKMNWNAVDKAGEGLHEVTIPATVGNAYVPKALIPADADDFAKNIVEPVMKQKGDNIPVSHMSFDGVLPTGTTKLEKRGVSAFVSKWIPENCIQCNQCSMACPHAVVRAKQINPKELTNKPEGFVTLKSKTKNENDLEYRIQVYVEDCTGCGVCVDVCPAKDKALVMTSLHDERKIGQPEMAQFFENLPNNVLEGTKIDTVKGAQFKKPLFEFSGACAGCGETPYVKLVSQLFGERMVAANATGCSSIYGGTFPTIPYTKDDNGRGPAWGNSLFEDNAEYGFGMRLAIDSNRELLQVNVEKVLAAGTTPELTAALNKAMELWSSKDDDAYEAQVAVAKALPAAISAASGETKTALNKILELKDYFQDKSVWIIGGDGWAYDIGYGGVDHVMASGRNVNILVLDTEVYSNTGGQASKATPIGAVAKFANAGMRLGKKNLGLMAMSYGYVYTASISMGANRAQAQKALMEAEAYDGPSIVFAYSPCIAHGIDMSKTQSRQKAAVDAGYWPLYRFNPALEDGSKFIWETKDPKDAYQDFIRAERRYTTLTKTAPEDAERLFKEAEADAKKRMEVYKKMGGLL
- a CDS encoding glycosyltransferase family 4 protein, translated to MSKNIGFISFRFAGTDGVSLETYKWDHVLTELGHKCFYMGGELDTPDEISYFHDELHFQHPEIRRLYSECFGLTNRPERLTKELHNRREAIKKHIYNFIKKFNIDLIIPQNTLTIPLNIPLGMALTEVIAESGIPVIAHHHDFFWERKRFLRNCVWDYINSCYPPHLPNIKHVVINSSAGNQLALRTGISSTLIPNVMHFEQEPDPVDEYSSDVREALGIENDELLVLQPTRVVQRKGIEHALELVARLNMKATLVISHASGDEGYEYQQRVQEYAEMVGTKTLFVQDIIADKRGMTSDGRKIYTLEDIYPHADLVTYPSLVEGFGNAFLETLWFKKPILVNNYSIYSTDIKPKGFQVIEMDNFISSETIETTRKLMHDKDEVDRMAEVNYNLGLKYYSYGVVRQKLQTLLAEFFGTGDI